One genomic region from Candidatus Nitrosopumilus koreensis AR1 encodes:
- a CDS encoding ABC-three component system protein, which yields MIPNRINDLYDELLGWWWGEVLLRLTGQISRNISKNEVREKILDISRKYTNDNLPIYFDESAISDKDLPNDDRTFVKQLDWISVGDNTKRHCKSDFYLASEHRSKWIRNELIFFDELKKFDNLLRTEWERRFDEMEESLDNNSHDNTKKSRGRELLQWANYGTDALCIRPLCKSPFVRRGTFQILSDKEEIGWHPDYKTKISKMDKNESNE from the coding sequence GTGATTCCTAACCGAATTAATGATTTGTATGATGAATTACTTGGTTGGTGGTGGGGAGAAGTTTTGCTTAGATTGACGGGGCAAATATCTAGAAATATATCTAAAAATGAAGTTAGAGAAAAAATTTTAGACATATCTAGAAAATACACTAATGATAATTTACCAATTTATTTTGACGAATCAGCCATATCTGATAAAGATTTGCCTAATGATGACAGAACTTTTGTAAAACAATTAGATTGGATTTCTGTAGGCGATAACACGAAAAGACATTGCAAGAGTGACTTCTACCTTGCTAGTGAGCATAGATCAAAGTGGATTAGAAATGAATTGATATTCTTTGATGAATTAAAAAAATTTGATAATTTATTGAGAACAGAATGGGAACGAAGATTTGACGAGATGGAAGAATCTTTAGATAATAATTCCCATGACAATACCAAAAAATCTCGGGGTAGAGAATTACTTCAATGGGCAAACTATGGAACTGATGCATTGTGTATAAGACCATTATGTAAATCTCCTTTTGTTAGACGTGGCACTTTTCAGATACTGTCGGATAAAGAAGAAATAGGATGGCATCCAGATTACAAAACTAAAATTTC